The proteins below come from a single Tolypothrix sp. NIES-4075 genomic window:
- a CDS encoding RHS repeat-associated core domain-containing protein — MRLPWLGRWTSCDPIGIGDGNNVYAYVNGHILQATDPSGTQEKKYPPIQI; from the coding sequence ATGCGTTTGCCCTGGTTGGGGAGGTGGACGAGTTGCGATCCGATTGGGATAGGAGATGGCAACAATGTCTATGCATATGTTAATGGGCATATCCTACAGGCTACTGATCCTTCAGGCACCCAAGAGAAGAAATATCCACCGATTC